The Bryobacteraceae bacterium genome includes a window with the following:
- a CDS encoding isocitrate/isopropylmalate family dehydrogenase: MAHKVTLIPGDGIGPEVAAATVRAVNATGVKIDWETAELSADIIEKSGSSLPAHVLESLERTGVGLKGPVTTPVAGGFKSVNVALRKTLDLFANVRPVFTLPGLKTRFQDVNIDMVIFRENTEDLYSGLEHEVVKDVVESLKIITRFASMRIANYAFAYARKNNRRKVTAVHKANIMKLSDGLFIRCCREVATEYPDIAYNELIVDNAAMQLVMRPETFDILLLPNLYGDIVSDLAAGLVGGLGVVPGANMGEKCAVFEAVHGSAPDIAGHGVANPTALMSSAILMLRHLGEGAAADRLQKAIMAAYAEGAHLTRDVGGSATTEEFTDAVIRHLG; the protein is encoded by the coding sequence GTGGCACACAAAGTAACTCTGATTCCGGGCGACGGCATCGGGCCGGAGGTGGCAGCCGCCACGGTGCGGGCGGTGAACGCGACGGGCGTGAAGATCGACTGGGAGACCGCGGAACTCAGCGCCGACATCATCGAGAAATCCGGCTCCAGCCTGCCGGCGCACGTGCTCGAATCGCTCGAGCGCACGGGCGTCGGGCTGAAAGGCCCGGTCACGACGCCGGTGGCGGGCGGATTCAAGAGCGTGAACGTGGCGCTGCGCAAGACGCTGGACCTGTTCGCCAACGTGCGGCCGGTCTTCACGCTTCCGGGCCTCAAGACCCGCTTCCAGGACGTCAACATCGACATGGTGATCTTCCGCGAGAACACGGAGGATCTCTACTCGGGGCTCGAGCACGAAGTCGTGAAGGACGTCGTGGAAAGCCTGAAGATCATCACGCGCTTTGCGTCCATGCGGATTGCCAACTACGCCTTCGCTTACGCGCGGAAAAACAACCGCCGCAAGGTGACGGCCGTGCACAAGGCCAACATCATGAAGCTGAGCGACGGGCTCTTCATCCGCTGCTGCCGCGAAGTGGCCACCGAGTATCCCGACATCGCCTACAACGAACTGATCGTCGACAACGCGGCCATGCAGCTGGTGATGCGCCCGGAGACATTCGACATTCTCCTGTTGCCGAACCTCTACGGCGACATCGTGTCCGATCTGGCGGCGGGTCTTGTCGGCGGGCTGGGCGTCGTGCCCGGCGCGAACATGGGAGAAAAGTGCGCGGTGTTCGAGGCGGTCCACGGCTCAGCGCCCGACATCGCCGGCCATGGCGTGGCCAACCCCACCGCTCTGATGTCGTCGGCGATTCTGATGCTCCGCCACCTCGGGGAAGGCGCCGCGGCGGACCGCCTGCAGAAGGCGATCATGGCCGCCTACGCCGAGGGCGCGCACCTGACGCGCGACGTTGGCGGAAGCGCCACGACGGAAGAGTTCACCGACGCGGTGATCCGCCACCTTGGCTGA
- the purH gene encoding bifunctional purine biosynthesis protein PurH, with protein sequence MAKIQRALLSVTDKTGLVEFARGLASFGCELISTGGTARLLRDAGLAVRDVSEVTGFPEILDGRVKTIHPVIAAGVLARRDLAEHRAALAEHGIAPIDMVVVNLYAFEKAAAKPGATVEELIENIDIGGPTMIRAAAKNYQDVAVVASPEDYAALLDEMRASAGSLSLRTHWNLARKAFALTARYDAAITARLASIECTEAGFTDQPSDLPAALHVLLPRRQELRYGENPHQKAALYAQGSEGIANGTQLHGKELSFNNLVDLDAAWQLVCEFAGPAAVIIKHTNPCGCAEQESLAEAYRKAYEADPVSAFGGVLAFNREVDAETAHEVSKLFVEAIAAPAFSEQALVILRAKKNLRLVAVKGGVTSEPVLRSITGGVLVQTPDLLTLDPASLKVVTERQPTPDEMAALEFAWKVCKHVKSNAIVYARRGQLLSAGAGQMSRVFSAEIGAKKSVLPLEGCVAASDAFFPFPDGLETVASHGATAVIQPGGSVKDEEVIAAANRLGVAMVFTGIRHFRH encoded by the coding sequence ATGGCCAAGATCCAGCGCGCCCTCCTCAGCGTCACCGACAAGACCGGACTGGTGGAATTCGCCCGCGGCCTGGCGTCATTCGGCTGCGAACTGATCTCCACGGGAGGAACAGCCCGCCTGCTTCGGGACGCGGGTCTGGCCGTCCGCGACGTCAGCGAGGTGACCGGTTTTCCCGAGATTCTCGACGGCCGGGTGAAAACCATCCATCCCGTGATCGCCGCCGGCGTGCTGGCCCGCCGCGATCTGGCCGAACACCGCGCCGCGCTGGCCGAGCACGGCATCGCTCCGATCGACATGGTGGTCGTCAACCTGTATGCGTTCGAGAAAGCCGCGGCCAAGCCCGGCGCCACCGTGGAAGAGCTGATCGAAAACATCGATATCGGCGGACCGACGATGATCCGCGCCGCGGCGAAGAATTACCAGGATGTGGCGGTGGTCGCTTCGCCGGAAGACTACGCGGCGCTGCTGGACGAGATGCGCGCGTCGGCCGGCTCGCTCAGCCTGCGCACGCACTGGAACCTGGCGCGCAAGGCGTTTGCGCTGACCGCCCGCTACGACGCCGCGATCACGGCGCGGCTGGCCTCGATTGAATGCACGGAAGCAGGCTTTACCGATCAGCCCTCGGATCTGCCTGCCGCTCTGCACGTCCTGCTGCCGCGGCGGCAGGAGCTGCGCTATGGCGAAAATCCGCACCAGAAGGCGGCTCTCTACGCGCAGGGTTCCGAGGGCATCGCCAACGGCACGCAGCTTCACGGCAAGGAGCTGAGCTTCAACAACCTGGTCGATCTCGATGCCGCCTGGCAGCTCGTGTGCGAGTTCGCGGGACCCGCCGCCGTGATCATCAAGCACACGAATCCGTGCGGCTGCGCCGAGCAGGAATCGCTCGCCGAAGCGTACCGCAAGGCGTACGAGGCGGATCCCGTCTCCGCTTTCGGCGGGGTGCTGGCATTCAACCGGGAAGTGGACGCAGAAACCGCGCACGAGGTGTCGAAGCTGTTCGTGGAGGCCATCGCTGCGCCCGCCTTCTCCGAACAGGCGCTCGTCATTCTGCGGGCGAAGAAGAACTTGCGGCTCGTGGCGGTGAAAGGCGGCGTGACGAGTGAGCCCGTGCTGCGCTCCATCACTGGCGGAGTGCTCGTGCAGACGCCGGATCTGCTGACGCTGGACCCCGCCTCCTTAAAAGTGGTCACCGAACGGCAGCCCACGCCGGATGAAATGGCCGCGCTCGAGTTTGCCTGGAAGGTGTGCAAGCACGTCAAGTCGAACGCGATCGTGTATGCGCGCCGCGGGCAGCTGCTGAGCGCGGGCGCGGGTCAGATGAGCCGCGTTTTCTCAGCCGAGATCGGCGCGAAGAAATCCGTGCTGCCGCTGGAGGGTTGCGTGGCGGCTTCCGATGCATTCTTCCCGTTCCCGGACGGGCTCGAGACCGTGGCATCGCACGGCGCGACGGCGGTGATCCAGCCGGGCGGATCGGTGAAGGACGAAGAAGTGATCGCCGCGGCGAACCGTCTGGGCGTGGCGATGGTCTTCACCGGCATCCGCCACTTCCGGCACTGA
- a CDS encoding ABC transporter ATP-binding protein produces MSSDVVIRARRLTKEFLRDSFHIVALKDVDLDVRRGEYMALMGPSGSGKSTLLHLIAAMDRPTAGEIEVLGANVATMADSEMAKWRNRHIGFVFQSFNLIPVLTALENVELPLKLTHLKKGERIQHAATALKLVGLGDRMDHYPRQLSGGQEQRVAIARAIVTDPDILLCDEPTGNLDARSANEVLELLRRLNQEFGKTIVMVTHDPHAAHYATHIRYIDKGELLPEGKKPEDWS; encoded by the coding sequence ATGAGCAGCGACGTGGTGATCCGCGCCCGGCGTTTGACCAAGGAGTTCCTCCGCGACTCGTTCCACATCGTGGCGCTGAAGGACGTCGACCTTGACGTGCGCCGCGGCGAATATATGGCCCTGATGGGGCCGTCCGGTTCAGGCAAATCCACGCTCCTGCACCTGATCGCGGCCATGGACAGGCCGACCGCCGGCGAAATTGAAGTGCTGGGCGCGAACGTTGCCACGATGGCCGACAGCGAGATGGCCAAGTGGCGGAACCGCCACATCGGCTTCGTGTTCCAGAGCTTCAACCTGATTCCCGTGCTGACGGCTCTCGAGAACGTCGAACTCCCGCTGAAGCTCACGCACCTCAAGAAAGGCGAGCGCATCCAGCATGCGGCGACGGCGCTGAAACTCGTCGGACTGGGAGACCGCATGGATCATTACCCCAGGCAGCTGTCCGGCGGGCAGGAGCAGCGCGTGGCCATCGCGCGCGCCATCGTCACCGACCCCGACATCCTGCTGTGCGACGAGCCCACGGGCAACCTCGACGCCCGCAGCGCCAACGAAGTGCTCGAGCTGCTGCGGCGGCTGAACCAGGAGTTCGGCAAAACGATCGTGATGGTGACGCACGACCCGCACGCGGCGCATTACGCCACGCATATCCGCTACATTGACAAGGGCGAACTGCTGCCCGAAGGAAAGAAACCCGAGGACTGGAGCTGA
- a CDS encoding secretion protein HlyD produces MAEDLRSLRIDRSAAPQSRAGSAWKWIVAAVVLLVLLGAGWAGYSYLTAAPEVATVRVQAQRSGGAGAGAVVLNATGYIVAAHKIQVASKVVGKVAWIGVEKGDKVQAGQVIVRLEDDEYRAQLQQARGQLAALQAKLEELERGSRPEEIEAARAQVEQAQADLENARVQLERIRQLAAEKVMSKSALDDAQARYDAAVARVRNLEKNYELVRIGPRREAIESMRGQVEAARGAVAFAETQLANTLIRAPVTGTILERGVEKGEFVTTSFVGERGAKGYVVTLADLNDLRVELDISQNDFARLKPRQRGIITADAWPGVEWEGVLDEIAPEANRQKAAVQVKVKVLNPDERLRPEMNAAVAFLSDEPAAAAAPGKPVVFVPPSVVRNDRVYIVLNGKIVERQIRTSGLTPMGLRVEDGLIGGEDLVVNPAADLKNGMKVKVRQP; encoded by the coding sequence GTGGCCGAAGACCTGCGCAGTTTGAGGATCGATCGGAGCGCCGCGCCGCAGAGCCGGGCCGGCAGCGCGTGGAAGTGGATCGTGGCTGCCGTCGTGCTGCTTGTATTGCTCGGAGCCGGCTGGGCCGGCTACAGCTACCTGACGGCTGCGCCCGAAGTGGCCACCGTCCGCGTCCAGGCGCAGCGCTCCGGCGGCGCGGGCGCAGGCGCCGTGGTGCTGAATGCGACCGGCTACATCGTGGCGGCGCACAAGATCCAGGTGGCCTCGAAAGTCGTGGGCAAAGTGGCCTGGATCGGCGTCGAGAAGGGCGACAAGGTGCAGGCTGGGCAGGTCATCGTCCGGCTGGAGGATGACGAATACCGCGCCCAGCTGCAGCAGGCGCGCGGACAGCTGGCGGCGCTGCAGGCGAAGCTCGAAGAACTGGAACGCGGCTCGCGCCCCGAGGAGATCGAGGCGGCGCGGGCGCAGGTCGAGCAGGCGCAGGCGGACCTCGAAAACGCACGCGTGCAGCTGGAAAGGATCCGCCAGCTGGCCGCCGAGAAGGTCATGTCGAAATCCGCGCTCGACGACGCGCAGGCGCGCTATGACGCCGCCGTGGCGCGGGTCCGCAATCTCGAGAAGAACTACGAACTCGTGCGCATCGGGCCCCGCCGTGAAGCCATCGAGTCAATGCGCGGGCAGGTCGAAGCGGCGCGCGGGGCGGTCGCCTTCGCCGAAACGCAGCTCGCCAACACGCTGATCCGGGCGCCCGTCACCGGAACGATTCTCGAGCGCGGCGTCGAGAAAGGCGAATTCGTGACGACGAGCTTCGTGGGCGAGCGCGGCGCCAAAGGGTATGTCGTGACGCTCGCCGACCTCAACGACCTGCGCGTCGAGCTGGACATCTCGCAAAACGATTTCGCCAGGCTGAAGCCTCGCCAGCGGGGCATCATCACGGCCGATGCGTGGCCGGGCGTCGAGTGGGAGGGCGTGCTGGACGAGATCGCGCCCGAAGCGAACCGGCAGAAGGCCGCCGTGCAGGTGAAAGTGAAGGTCCTGAACCCTGACGAGCGGCTCCGTCCGGAGATGAACGCCGCCGTGGCGTTCCTGTCCGACGAGCCCGCCGCGGCCGCCGCGCCGGGCAAGCCGGTGGTGTTCGTGCCGCCGTCGGTCGTCCGCAACGACCGTGTGTACATCGTGCTCAACGGAAAAATCGTCGAGCGCCAGATCCGCACCAGCGGGCTGACGCCCATGGGCCTGCGTGTCGAGGACGGCCTGATCGGCGGCGAGGATCTGGTTGTCAATCCAGCGGCCGATCTGAAGAACGGCATGAAAGTGAAGGTGAGGCAGCCATGA
- a CDS encoding multidrug ABC transporter permease — protein MILPLSYNLRNLAVRRTTTVMTALGIGLTVAVLAASFALVDGLRLALEASGHPLNILVTRKGSESELASNFERRVFEDLKFKSGIARNAAGEPLASLEVVTVINLVSVEYPEGANVNVRGVTPIGLEIREDARLVEGRWFTPGRREATVGSSIAKRYPEARPGRKIRFGRGEWDVVGVYNSDQMARNSEILVDLNQVAADFGRESVLSSALLRATDAVAHQALINDLEADTRLNVQARAEKEYYAQQTSSGDLIRYLGTVVALIMAVGSCFGAMNTMYAAVARRSKEIGTLRVLGFSRAAILVSFLIESLMLAALGGIAGILLVLPVNGLTTGIGSFTTFSEIAFQLKITPATMLSAFLFALAMGAAGGLLPAFQAARKEILTALREG, from the coding sequence ATGATTCTGCCCCTCTCGTACAATCTGCGCAATCTGGCCGTGCGGCGCACCACGACGGTGATGACCGCTCTCGGCATCGGCCTCACGGTGGCCGTTCTTGCGGCTTCTTTCGCCCTCGTGGATGGACTGCGGCTGGCGCTGGAGGCGTCCGGCCATCCGCTGAATATCCTCGTGACCCGCAAGGGATCGGAGTCGGAACTGGCCTCCAACTTCGAACGGCGTGTCTTCGAGGATCTGAAGTTCAAATCCGGCATCGCCCGTAATGCGGCGGGCGAGCCGCTGGCATCGCTGGAAGTGGTGACGGTGATCAATCTTGTCAGCGTCGAATACCCGGAAGGCGCCAACGTCAATGTCCGCGGAGTCACGCCCATCGGGCTGGAGATCCGCGAAGATGCGCGGCTGGTGGAAGGCCGCTGGTTCACGCCCGGCCGGCGCGAGGCGACCGTCGGCAGCTCCATTGCGAAGCGCTATCCGGAGGCGCGCCCCGGCAGGAAAATCCGCTTCGGGCGCGGCGAGTGGGACGTGGTGGGCGTCTACAACAGCGATCAGATGGCGCGCAACTCCGAGATCCTGGTCGACCTGAATCAGGTGGCGGCGGATTTCGGCCGGGAGAGCGTGCTCAGTTCGGCGTTGCTGCGCGCCACCGATGCGGTGGCCCATCAGGCGCTGATCAACGATCTGGAAGCCGACACGCGGCTCAACGTGCAGGCTCGTGCGGAGAAAGAATACTATGCGCAGCAGACTTCCAGCGGGGACCTGATCCGGTACCTGGGCACCGTCGTGGCGCTGATCATGGCGGTGGGGTCGTGCTTCGGAGCGATGAACACGATGTACGCGGCCGTGGCTCGGCGATCGAAAGAAATCGGCACTCTGCGCGTGCTGGGTTTCTCGCGCGCGGCGATTCTCGTCAGCTTCCTCATCGAATCCCTGATGCTGGCTGCGCTCGGCGGCATTGCGGGCATTCTGCTCGTGCTGCCGGTCAACGGCCTCACGACCGGCATCGGGAGTTTTACGACGTTTTCGGAAATCGCCTTTCAACTGAAGATCACGCCTGCAACCATGCTCTCCGCATTCCTGTTCGCGCTGGCGATGGGTGCGGCGGGCGGGCTGCTGCCGGCGTTCCAGGCGGCGCGCAAGGAGATCCTGACAGCCCTGAGGGAGGGATGA
- a CDS encoding ABC transporter ATP-binding protein, with product MKYLPLIVKNALRNRRRTVLTVSSLAISLCLLGVMMALYYALFIGGQPAKAQARRVVVRHKVSIVFPLPLYYREKIAQVPGVEEVMLWSWFGGVYKDARDQRNFFARMAADADRLFRVYQDYVISDEEKQAFIRDPAGCIVNKVLAERHGFKVGDRILIRGDIFPFDLDLTVRGIYTSTDFDDETLWFNWKYMENMLRNSPRLMAGGYTLLVRSEQDVAAVSRAIDEMFANSEAPTKTESEYTFGLSFLSFLGNVKVILMSICFAVTFTVLLITANTMAMSVRERVREVGVLRTLGFGKPAIVGLIVGESAMISLIGGLLGVFVAEGLCWVIRQGPAIVQQSKTLTIEAPVFAALMGVSLAVGVASSIAPAVSAARQNIVDALRFTD from the coding sequence ATGAAATACCTGCCGCTGATCGTGAAGAACGCTTTGCGCAACCGGCGGCGCACCGTGCTGACTGTCTCCAGCCTGGCAATTTCGCTCTGCCTGCTCGGCGTGATGATGGCGCTGTACTATGCGCTGTTCATCGGCGGTCAGCCGGCCAAGGCGCAGGCGCGGCGCGTCGTGGTGCGGCACAAGGTGTCGATCGTCTTTCCGCTGCCGCTGTATTACCGCGAAAAGATCGCACAGGTGCCGGGCGTGGAAGAAGTGATGCTGTGGTCGTGGTTCGGCGGCGTCTACAAGGACGCCCGCGACCAGCGGAATTTCTTCGCCCGCATGGCCGCCGACGCCGATCGTCTGTTCCGCGTCTATCAGGATTACGTCATCTCCGACGAGGAGAAACAGGCCTTCATCCGCGATCCTGCCGGATGCATCGTAAACAAGGTTCTGGCCGAGCGGCATGGCTTCAAGGTGGGCGACAGGATTCTCATCCGGGGCGACATTTTCCCGTTCGATCTGGATCTGACGGTGCGCGGCATTTACACATCGACCGACTTCGACGATGAAACGCTGTGGTTCAACTGGAAGTACATGGAGAACATGCTGCGCAATTCGCCGCGCCTGATGGCGGGCGGTTACACCCTGCTGGTGCGCTCCGAGCAGGACGTCGCCGCGGTCAGCCGCGCGATCGACGAGATGTTCGCCAACTCGGAGGCGCCCACGAAGACCGAGAGCGAGTACACGTTCGGACTCTCGTTTCTCTCCTTTCTCGGCAACGTGAAAGTGATTCTGATGAGCATCTGCTTCGCTGTGACGTTCACGGTGCTGCTGATCACGGCCAACACCATGGCGATGAGCGTTCGGGAGCGGGTGCGCGAGGTGGGCGTGCTGCGCACGCTGGGATTCGGCAAGCCCGCCATCGTCGGTCTGATCGTGGGCGAAAGCGCGATGATCTCCCTGATCGGCGGGCTGCTCGGCGTCTTCGTGGCCGAGGGGCTGTGCTGGGTGATCCGGCAGGGACCCGCGATCGTGCAACAGTCGAAAACGCTCACGATCGAAGCGCCGGTCTTCGCCGCCCTGATGGGCGTGAGCCTGGCGGTCGGCGTGGCAAGCTCGATCGCCCCCGCGGTCTCCGCGGCGCGCCAGAACATTGTCGACGCATTGCGTTTTACCGACTGA
- the tadA gene encoding tRNA-specific adenosine deaminase, with product MPARLDDEFWMRRALELAREGESGDEVPVGAVVVLDGEPIGEGFNHPISSCDPTAHAEIVALRAAAARTGNYRLNGATLYVTLEPCVMCAGAIVHARIARLVFGARDIRFGGVRSKFRLADSELLNHRVETTEGVLGHECAALLEEFFRRRR from the coding sequence ATGCCGGCCCGGCTGGACGACGAATTCTGGATGAGGCGCGCCCTGGAGCTGGCGCGCGAGGGCGAGAGCGGGGACGAAGTGCCCGTGGGCGCCGTAGTGGTTCTCGACGGCGAGCCGATCGGCGAGGGTTTCAACCACCCCATTTCTTCCTGCGACCCCACAGCGCACGCGGAGATCGTGGCTCTGCGGGCTGCCGCCGCCCGCACAGGCAACTACCGGCTGAACGGCGCGACGCTGTATGTCACGCTCGAGCCCTGCGTGATGTGCGCCGGGGCGATCGTGCACGCCCGCATCGCCCGGCTCGTCTTCGGCGCGCGCGACATCCGGTTTGGCGGCGTGCGCTCCAAGTTCCGCCTGGCGGACTCCGAGCTGCTCAATCACCGGGTGGAGACCACGGAGGGCGTGCTCGGCCACGAGTGCGCCGCACTGCTGGAGGAGTTTTTCCGGCGGCGCCGGTGA
- the lytB gene encoding 4-hydroxy-3-methylbut-2-enyl diphosphate reductase yields MQTPHSAGKKVLLLRPRGFCAGVVRAIDIVKIALDLYGAPIYVRKEIVHNRHVVDELRSMGAIFVSELNEVPEGARVIFSAHGVSPAVRQMARERGLSVIDATCPLVTKVHLEAVRFAQQGYTILLIGHKDHEEIEGTFGEAPASTIIIESEEDAERVAPPDPEKVCYLTQTTLSLDETRGIIEILERRFPKIAGPKSQDICYATQNRQTAVKAVAPLCELLLVVGSQNSSNSKRLVEVCQRAGVPSYLIDDRRFLRDEWLEGVRTVSVTAGASAPEHLVQELIDALREKGFASVEEVDIVEEDVRFSLPPEVQVPIARLAGSASPAPASA; encoded by the coding sequence ATGCAAACACCACATTCTGCTGGGAAAAAAGTTCTTCTGCTGCGGCCCCGGGGCTTCTGCGCCGGCGTCGTGCGCGCCATCGACATTGTGAAGATCGCCCTCGATCTGTACGGCGCGCCGATCTACGTGCGCAAGGAGATTGTGCACAACCGCCATGTCGTGGACGAGCTGCGCTCGATGGGCGCCATTTTCGTCAGCGAGCTGAACGAGGTGCCGGAAGGCGCGAGGGTGATTTTCAGCGCCCATGGCGTGTCCCCGGCGGTCCGGCAGATGGCCCGCGAGCGCGGCCTCTCCGTCATCGACGCCACCTGTCCGCTGGTGACCAAGGTCCATCTGGAGGCGGTGCGCTTCGCACAGCAGGGATACACGATCCTGCTCATCGGCCACAAGGACCACGAGGAGATCGAAGGCACATTCGGCGAGGCTCCGGCGAGCACCATCATCATCGAATCCGAGGAAGACGCCGAGCGCGTCGCGCCGCCGGATCCGGAAAAGGTCTGTTACCTGACGCAGACCACCCTGAGCCTGGACGAAACCCGCGGCATCATCGAGATTCTCGAGCGCCGTTTCCCGAAAATCGCCGGTCCCAAGTCCCAGGACATCTGCTACGCCACGCAGAACCGGCAGACTGCGGTGAAAGCCGTGGCGCCGCTGTGCGAACTGCTGCTCGTCGTGGGCAGCCAGAACAGCTCGAACTCGAAGCGGCTTGTCGAAGTCTGCCAGCGCGCCGGAGTGCCCAGCTATCTGATCGACGACCGGCGCTTCCTGCGCGACGAGTGGCTCGAGGGCGTCCGGACGGTCTCCGTGACGGCCGGCGCGTCCGCTCCGGAGCATCTGGTGCAGGAACTGATCGACGCTCTCCGCGAGAAGGGCTTCGCGTCCGTCGAGGAAGTCGACATCGTCGAAGAGGACGTCCGCTTCAGCCTTCCTCCTGAAGTGCAGGTGCCCATCGCCCGGCTCGCCGGCTCGGCGTCGCCGGCGCCCGCAAGCGCATGA
- the hpnA gene encoding dihydroflavonol-4-reductase — protein MKPALVTGASGFLGWHVAQALLRRGIPVRALVRRPEAVRDLDAELFAGDLRDSESVRRAAEGCSLVFHVAADYRLWVRRPREMYESNVGGTRNILEAARRARVERVVYTSTVGCIGFVKDGLGDESTPVSFADMTGHYKKSKWLAEQEALEAARSGLPVVIVNPTAPVGAHDVKPTPTGQTILDFLRGRMPAYVDTGLNIVDAAEAAEGHWLACERGRPGERYILGSENLTLKQIFDLLSSISGRPAPRIRLPWIVAYAAAAVDTLRAEITGSPPRAPLDAVRMARKKMWVTHAKAERELGFHPAPAATALRHAVEWFEAHGYC, from the coding sequence GTGAAGCCCGCTCTGGTCACAGGCGCATCCGGATTCCTCGGCTGGCACGTCGCGCAGGCGTTGCTGCGCCGCGGCATTCCCGTGCGCGCGCTCGTGCGGCGGCCGGAAGCCGTGAGGGACCTGGACGCGGAGCTCTTTGCCGGCGATCTGCGGGATTCCGAATCCGTGAGGCGCGCGGCGGAGGGCTGCAGTCTGGTTTTCCACGTCGCCGCCGACTACCGCCTGTGGGTGCGCCGCCCGCGCGAGATGTATGAATCCAACGTCGGCGGCACGCGCAACATCCTCGAGGCCGCGCGGCGGGCGCGCGTGGAGCGCGTCGTCTACACGAGCACCGTCGGCTGCATCGGTTTCGTCAAAGACGGCCTCGGGGATGAATCGACGCCGGTCTCTTTCGCCGACATGACCGGCCACTACAAGAAATCCAAGTGGCTGGCCGAGCAGGAGGCTCTGGAGGCGGCGCGCTCCGGGCTGCCCGTCGTGATCGTCAATCCCACAGCGCCCGTGGGCGCGCACGACGTCAAGCCCACGCCGACCGGGCAGACGATTCTCGATTTCCTCCGCGGCCGCATGCCGGCCTATGTGGATACGGGGCTGAACATCGTCGATGCAGCCGAAGCTGCTGAAGGCCACTGGCTGGCCTGTGAACGCGGGCGGCCCGGCGAGCGTTATATCCTCGGAAGCGAGAACCTGACGCTGAAACAAATCTTTGATCTTTTATCGTCGATCAGCGGCCGTCCCGCGCCGCGGATCCGGCTGCCCTGGATTGTTGCTTATGCCGCCGCCGCAGTGGACACGCTCCGGGCGGAGATCACCGGCTCGCCGCCCCGCGCCCCGCTCGACGCGGTCCGCATGGCCCGCAAGAAAATGTGGGTCACGCACGCGAAGGCTGAGCGCGAGCTGGGTTTCCACCCGGCGCCTGCGGCAACGGCCCTGCGCCATGCCGTGGAATGGTTCGAGGCCCATGGATACTGCTGA
- a CDS encoding sorbitol dehydrogenase: MAAVYTGNGRIQVQSVPVPEIGPGEILVRVEACGICHTDLKKVTYDLLPPPRIYGHETAGVVVRVGEGVTKFQPGDRVVAFHHIPCRNCFYCARKLYAQCETYKKVGITAGFEPAGGGFGQYVRVMDWIVRDGVEKIPDGVPFEVASLVEPVNTVLKAVVEADPRPDDVVLVQGQGPIGLMFTMLLRRTGCTILATDTIPRRLELARRFGAAEAWNPLETDVPARCRALTSGRGVDQVFVAASAPGIVEQAVAASRPGSRILFFAQTSETERIELSGADICKYERTLFGVYSASIDLQAESARLVMSGELPVQDLISHRLPLTAIRDGIDRAMRPDGQSLKIIVQPQRLS, from the coding sequence ATGGCCGCCGTATATACGGGCAATGGCCGCATCCAGGTGCAAAGCGTGCCCGTACCGGAGATCGGCCCCGGCGAGATCCTCGTCCGCGTGGAGGCGTGCGGCATCTGCCACACGGACCTGAAGAAGGTCACGTACGACCTGCTGCCTCCGCCCCGCATTTACGGTCATGAAACCGCTGGAGTGGTCGTGCGGGTGGGCGAGGGAGTGACGAAGTTCCAGCCCGGCGACCGCGTGGTGGCCTTCCACCACATTCCCTGCCGGAATTGTTTTTACTGCGCCCGGAAGCTCTACGCCCAGTGCGAGACCTACAAGAAAGTGGGCATCACGGCGGGCTTCGAACCCGCCGGCGGCGGCTTCGGTCAGTACGTGCGGGTGATGGACTGGATCGTCCGGGATGGCGTCGAAAAGATCCCCGATGGCGTGCCCTTTGAAGTGGCGAGCCTCGTCGAACCGGTCAACACCGTGTTGAAGGCCGTTGTGGAGGCCGATCCGCGCCCGGATGACGTCGTGCTGGTGCAGGGCCAGGGGCCCATCGGCCTGATGTTCACGATGCTCCTGCGCCGAACGGGCTGCACCATTCTGGCGACAGACACGATTCCGCGCCGGCTGGAGCTGGCCCGCCGTTTCGGGGCCGCGGAGGCGTGGAATCCTCTGGAGACCGACGTGCCCGCCCGATGCCGGGCTCTGACGTCCGGACGCGGCGTCGACCAGGTGTTCGTGGCCGCTTCCGCCCCGGGAATTGTCGAGCAGGCTGTCGCCGCCTCCCGTCCAGGTAGTAGAATATTGTTTTTCGCCCAGACGTCCGAAACCGAAAGGATCGAATTGTCCGGCGCCGACATCTGCAAGTATGAGAGGACCTTGTTCGGTGTCTACAGCGCCTCTATCGATCTTCAGGCCGAATCGGCGCGTCTGGTCATGAGCGGGGAACTGCCCGTGCAAGACCTGATCTCGCACCGCCTGCCCTTGACCGCCATTCGGGATGGCATCGACCGGGCGATGCGCCCCGACGGACAATCCCTGAAGATCATTGTTCAGCCACAGAGGTTGAGTTGA